A single window of Methanoregula sp. DNA harbors:
- a CDS encoding 30S ribosomal protein S15, with amino-acid sequence MARMHARRRGKSCSVRPYRKEAPSWSNTDIKGIEKVIIELRKEGVSSSKIGLILRDRYGVPDIKLVTGGKRIGDILKAHQIESAIPEDLRDLMVKALGLRKHLSENKNDLHNKRQLHLVESKIRRLVKYYTGSGRLPAGWVYKPENTEILLSR; translated from the coding sequence TTGGCAAGAATGCATGCCCGCAGAAGGGGCAAGTCATGTTCCGTCCGCCCCTACCGGAAGGAGGCGCCCTCGTGGTCCAACACGGACATCAAGGGGATCGAGAAAGTGATCATCGAGCTCCGGAAGGAAGGCGTATCTAGCAGCAAAATCGGTCTGATCCTGCGGGACCGTTACGGAGTCCCTGACATCAAACTCGTGACCGGGGGGAAGCGTATCGGCGATATCCTCAAGGCCCACCAGATTGAGTCAGCAATTCCTGAGGACCTGCGCGATCTCATGGTAAAGGCGCTCGGGCTGCGCAAGCACCTGAGTGAGAACAAAAACGACCTGCACAACAAACGCCAGCTCCACCTGGTCGAGTCAAAGATCCGGAGGCTCGTTAAGTATTACACCGGCAGTGGCAGGCTGCCCGCAGGCTGGGTCTACAAACCGGAGAACACGGAAATCCTGCTGTCCCGTTAA
- a CDS encoding serine--tRNA ligase codes for MFVRFALTAELGFNSEIPEEAKRSVETTVAESNTVLFKKGVPKGVDDREIGRITDWSVESNVVRLTIESGTYTRAHDALFRFKKQAAAALGKFRLGLRGISIGEYRIVMTGEIPDGIHVPSLPFIRSYDLKKDQLSLDLAVSAADLENKVPDRILKLIEEKIQASAYGGKGEHWELVFASAPKPRLFSRDPTEEMVKRNWIRHGASRGQWIHGPQSVQLFRAFEQIVIEQIIRPLGFAEMIFPKLTPWAVWMRSGHAKGVYPEIYYVCTPKTRDPAFWEDVGDYFKVTGEVPVEMIRDKIDGPIGGLCYAQCPSFWPFVQGETLGTASLPIRVFDRSGTSHRYESGGIHGIERVDEFHRIEIVWLGTAEQTVAMADRLHEAYHTVFEEILELEWRCARVTPWFMAQEGMVDGGKTAQKIEEGACGCGERIGTTDYEAYLPYSDSWLEFQNVSINGDKYPKGFNVKIQSGADCWSGCSGVGLERWTAAFLAQKGLDVEGWPDKVRKLVGEPNEIFKFM; via the coding sequence ATGTTCGTTCGTTTCGCACTGACAGCAGAACTCGGCTTCAACAGCGAGATCCCGGAGGAGGCGAAAAGATCTGTTGAGACGACCGTGGCAGAATCGAACACGGTGCTTTTCAAAAAGGGTGTTCCCAAAGGTGTTGACGACCGGGAGATCGGCAGGATCACGGACTGGAGCGTGGAATCAAACGTTGTCAGGCTCACCATAGAAAGCGGCACATATACGAGAGCGCATGACGCCCTCTTCCGGTTTAAAAAACAGGCCGCTGCTGCTCTGGGGAAGTTCCGGCTCGGGCTGAGGGGGATCTCGATCGGTGAATACCGAATCGTTATGACCGGGGAGATCCCGGACGGTATTCATGTACCCAGCCTGCCGTTCATCCGGTCTTATGACTTAAAAAAGGACCAGCTGTCACTCGACCTCGCGGTAAGCGCAGCTGACCTTGAGAACAAGGTACCGGACCGGATCCTCAAGCTGATCGAAGAAAAGATACAGGCTTCTGCGTACGGGGGCAAGGGAGAGCACTGGGAACTTGTCTTTGCAAGCGCACCGAAACCCCGGTTGTTTTCCCGCGATCCGACAGAGGAGATGGTGAAGCGCAACTGGATCCGGCACGGTGCGTCCCGGGGACAGTGGATACACGGGCCGCAATCGGTGCAGCTCTTCCGTGCGTTCGAGCAGATCGTAATTGAACAGATCATCAGGCCGCTTGGGTTTGCCGAGATGATCTTTCCCAAGCTCACCCCGTGGGCGGTCTGGATGCGGTCAGGGCACGCAAAAGGCGTGTATCCCGAGATTTACTATGTCTGCACCCCCAAGACCCGCGACCCTGCCTTCTGGGAGGATGTCGGCGACTATTTCAAGGTGACCGGAGAGGTGCCCGTTGAGATGATCCGCGACAAGATCGACGGCCCGATCGGCGGGTTGTGCTATGCCCAGTGCCCATCGTTCTGGCCGTTTGTACAGGGCGAGACGCTCGGGACTGCAAGCCTGCCGATCAGGGTCTTTGACCGCAGCGGCACATCCCACAGGTATGAGAGCGGCGGCATCCACGGGATCGAGCGGGTTGACGAGTTCCACCGTATCGAGATCGTCTGGCTGGGCACTGCCGAACAGACTGTTGCGATGGCAGACAGACTCCATGAGGCATACCATACTGTATTCGAGGAGATCCTCGAGCTCGAATGGCGGTGCGCCCGGGTGACGCCCTGGTTCATGGCGCAGGAAGGCATGGTTGACGGCGGCAAGACAGCGCAGAAAATTGAAGAGGGGGCATGCGGGTGTGGCGAGCGGATCGGCACGACTGATTACGAAGCCTACCTGCCCTACAGCGACAGCTGGCTTGAGTTCCAGAACGTGAGCATCAACGGCGACAAGTACCCCAAAGGTTTCAATGTAAAAATCCAGAGCGGAGCAGACTGCTGGTCGGGCTGCTCGGGCGTCGGGCTCGAGCGCTGGACGGCGGCGTTTTTAGCCCAGAAAGGGCTTGATGTGGAAGGGTGGCCGGACAAGGTAAGGAAACTTGTCGGCGAACCAAACGAGATATTTAAATTCATGTAG
- a CDS encoding 30S ribosomal protein S3ae — protein sequence MAKKQVGRRVEGWKAKSWFKVHVPENLGKAYIGDTIANDTESVVGRIMQATLGEITNDYAKQHIKMRFKVSSVTGDAAYTEFVGHEVTRDYLRGLIKRRSTRVDCLVPIITKDQKKVRLTISCYTLARANVGQIHAIRNAITANVQAQAASWDLNTLVTGIVTGEISRDLFKVVKLLYPVRRIEVIKSKVEPVATAAPENV from the coding sequence ATGGCAAAAAAACAGGTTGGAAGAAGAGTAGAGGGCTGGAAAGCCAAGAGCTGGTTCAAGGTGCACGTCCCCGAAAACCTCGGCAAGGCGTACATCGGTGACACCATAGCAAACGACACCGAGAGTGTGGTCGGCAGGATCATGCAGGCAACTCTCGGCGAGATCACAAATGACTATGCAAAGCAGCACATCAAGATGCGTTTTAAGGTTTCATCCGTGACAGGCGATGCAGCATACACCGAGTTCGTCGGTCATGAGGTGACACGGGACTACCTGCGCGGGCTCATCAAGCGCCGGAGCACCCGTGTGGACTGCCTCGTCCCCATCATAACAAAGGACCAGAAGAAAGTCCGGCTTACGATCAGCTGCTACACGCTCGCACGGGCGAACGTCGGGCAGATCCACGCAATCCGGAACGCGATCACGGCTAATGTTCAGGCACAGGCCGCATCATGGGACCTCAACACGCTCGTGACCGGTATTGTGACCGGTGAGATCTCCCGCGACCTGTTCAAGGTCGTAAAACTGCTCTACCCGGTCCGCAGGATTGAGGTCATCAAGTCAAAGGTCGAACCGGTGGCAACAGCTGCCCCGGAAAACGTATAA
- a CDS encoding KEOPS complex subunit Pcc1: MMQIDGVIASTHRHPACVADAICPDNLSSMKTVATETGVTTSITGTKLSSVIASVDDYLTNLAIAEETCSFVSH; the protein is encoded by the coding sequence ATGATGCAGATAGACGGCGTCATCGCTTCAACCCACCGCCACCCCGCCTGCGTGGCAGATGCGATCTGCCCGGACAACCTCTCATCCATGAAGACGGTTGCGACCGAGACTGGGGTAACAACCAGCATCACCGGCACAAAGCTGAGCTCGGTGATCGCATCGGTAGACGATTATCTGACAAACCTTGCAATTGCGGAGGAAACATGTTCGTTCGTTTCGCACTGA
- a CDS encoding DHHA1 domain-containing protein — MSLETAANLVAEQIQRQKYVEVVAHHDADGIAAGSILCHAMMRAGVRFRLRIRREIQPAEITKEQVYLLCDLGAGTEDLPETTIVVDHHNPSFTGDFHANPRLFGIDGDHDLSASAIAYIVAQKMGDNRDLAGLAMLGVIGDGQLLSGKNLGIFNEAVGNGIVNPSRGLRLAGRDMAERWLMAINPYLDGISGDENVVNAILKQSAGKDAVRPDMLLSLSVLQVIQTAGAGCIEEIYGDTYALEREVIPDAHALASVIDACGKSGHGEIGASLCLRYSRDAETAWEIAKKHRLSVISAIRALAGAPAAQDGVYEVPDAMLISDVADALACQSTHATPIAVVAPEGDRCRISARCPTGIDADLGTMIRGIAESCGGSGGGHRLRAGATIPCARLDMFRKSWQTVVAA, encoded by the coding sequence ATGTCACTTGAAACCGCCGCGAACCTTGTCGCAGAGCAGATACAGAGGCAGAAGTACGTCGAGGTGGTCGCACACCATGACGCTGACGGTATCGCTGCCGGTTCCATCCTCTGCCATGCGATGATGCGGGCGGGGGTCCGGTTCCGGCTCAGGATCCGCCGGGAGATCCAGCCAGCAGAGATCACCAAGGAGCAGGTATACCTGCTCTGCGACCTCGGCGCCGGAACAGAAGACCTCCCGGAAACAACGATAGTCGTGGACCACCACAACCCTAGCTTTACCGGAGACTTCCATGCAAACCCCCGTCTTTTTGGCATTGACGGGGATCATGACCTGTCTGCATCAGCAATTGCATACATTGTCGCCCAGAAAATGGGCGACAACCGCGACCTTGCAGGGCTTGCGATGCTGGGGGTTATCGGGGACGGCCAGCTGCTCTCCGGAAAAAACCTCGGTATTTTCAACGAAGCAGTGGGAAACGGCATCGTCAACCCGAGCCGGGGCTTAAGACTTGCGGGAAGGGATATGGCCGAACGCTGGCTCATGGCCATCAATCCGTATCTCGATGGGATTAGCGGAGATGAAAACGTGGTGAATGCAATTTTGAAGCAGTCAGCCGGAAAAGATGCTGTGCGCCCTGACATGCTCCTATCACTCTCGGTACTGCAGGTGATCCAGACCGCAGGTGCCGGGTGCATCGAGGAGATCTACGGGGACACCTACGCGCTCGAACGTGAAGTGATCCCTGACGCCCACGCACTGGCATCGGTCATCGATGCCTGCGGAAAATCCGGGCACGGGGAGATCGGCGCTTCACTATGCCTGCGGTATTCCCGGGATGCAGAGACTGCATGGGAGATTGCAAAGAAGCACCGGCTCAGCGTCATCAGTGCCATCCGTGCACTGGCCGGTGCTCCGGCAGCACAGGACGGGGTTTACGAAGTGCCGGATGCGATGCTTATCAGCGACGTTGCCGACGCGCTCGCCTGCCAGTCTACCCATGCGACGCCCATCGCGGTTGTGGCTCCCGAAGGCGACCGGTGCCGTATCTCAGCAAGGTGCCCGACCGGCATCGATGCGGACCTTGGCACCATGATACGCGGCATAGCAGAGAGCTGCGGCGGTTCTGGAGGGGGGCACAGGCTCAGGGCGGGAGCGACCATTCCATGCGCCCGGCTTGATATGTTCAGGAAAAGCTGGCAGACTGTGGTGGCGGCATGA